One genomic segment of Natranaeroarchaeum aerophilus includes these proteins:
- a CDS encoding 4Fe-4S dicluster domain-containing protein, with product MGEQWAFYFDANKCIGCHACSVSCKQRHDRDSDQDEWRTVRNVESGEFPDVSSMPISMSCMHCSDAPCEKVCPCNSIEKREEDGIVTVDRDSCIGCHYCAWACPYGAPTYDDGGTMSKCNMCLGEGPGGGHDMPPREEQEDGGSTPACVDNCVGDAIKAGPVSELKAEASKEALERFASQPANVIVEADREDDEAGAVTYEV from the coding sequence ATGGGCGAACAGTGGGCGTTCTACTTCGACGCCAACAAGTGTATCGGCTGTCACGCCTGTTCGGTGTCGTGCAAACAGCGCCACGACCGCGATTCGGACCAGGACGAGTGGCGGACGGTCCGCAACGTCGAGTCCGGGGAGTTCCCCGACGTGAGCTCGATGCCGATCTCGATGTCGTGTATGCACTGCTCGGACGCACCCTGCGAGAAGGTCTGTCCGTGTAATTCGATCGAAAAGCGCGAGGAAGACGGCATCGTCACCGTCGACCGGGACAGCTGTATCGGCTGTCACTACTGTGCGTGGGCGTGTCCGTACGGCGCGCCGACCTACGACGACGGCGGCACCATGTCGAAGTGCAACATGTGTCTCGGAGAGGGGCCAGGCGGCGGCCACGACATGCCTCCCCGGGAGGAGCAAGAAGACGGCGGCTCGACGCCAGCCTGTGTCGACAACTGCGTCGGCGACGCGATCAAAGCCGGGCCAGTCAGTGAGCTGAAAGCCGAGGCGTCCAAAGAGGCCCTCGAACGATTCGCCTCGCAACCGGCGAATGTGATCGTCGAGGCGGATCGGGAAGACGACGAGGCCGGTGCGGTCACCTACGAGGTGTAA
- a CDS encoding molybdopterin-containing oxidoreductase family protein, which translates to MSSEDGNGLTRRNLLKTGAAAAGAAALGGCLDDVPGLGTTDRSATPVANAETAFGNCWMCCHNCAQEVKVNDDTVVGITGVDGNPRGSAGPGTNGTLCPKGLAQLDKTHDPDRIKQPYIREDGELREATWDEAFEYTAERLREFDDEHGAETFLDAGSWAETPIFRTIWRDLYGTPERIGRGVHVCAGPTFVTGGMMGVGSNNRIPDYQNAEYLIMWGRNPLEAFAGQFEAKGILKAIEENDATLVTIDPQYTETAEKSDEWLPIEPRTDGALALAMAHVIIQEGRLDLEFVQEHTHGFEAYREAVADKTPEWAEEITGIDADKIREIARGFAEAAPAAGISIWTGTAQVSNGWKASQNITALNGLVGNIDRPGGLRLWKGTPTADPFEVCEWTPDDKGTDVTIGVDLPNNAAGKEPALHKYEEYGEYPFRHIEGIAHNLVPEMVENGHINGIYCHHDMPLKDGNAEAWLDALDEMDLVIAVDAYWNGVTRNADVVFADATQLEKDTMGTGSWSAYPEHQWVVGGKAAVEPQFNTKPDWEILTGIAEAMGWGEYFPWDDHEEFIDDQLQAVDLTLDELDSGEKNYELVGEYGYEQWRDEDGPAFSFDLDQVPPFVQAAEEAGMDTAPEWQPPGTYGDELDEEYPLEFYDIRSVFFSHGSDQGIDRCLDQFARKNELEDEDYRGNYLHLNPADAEPRGIETGDMVTIESETGEGELMAHVTETIKPGFVTAEYGFGEGSAQEDYEGMNTMKLHAKQMDPITGQPDRHVAVDVTGGD; encoded by the coding sequence ATGAGTAGCGAGGATGGGAACGGGCTGACCCGCCGCAACCTGCTAAAGACCGGCGCCGCCGCTGCGGGAGCCGCCGCGCTCGGTGGCTGTCTCGACGACGTGCCAGGGCTCGGAACCACGGACCGCTCCGCGACCCCGGTCGCCAACGCCGAGACCGCCTTCGGCAACTGCTGGATGTGCTGTCACAACTGTGCCCAGGAAGTGAAAGTCAACGACGACACGGTCGTCGGAATCACGGGTGTCGACGGGAACCCCCGGGGGAGCGCCGGCCCCGGCACGAACGGAACGCTCTGTCCGAAGGGGCTCGCACAGCTCGACAAGACGCACGATCCCGACCGGATCAAACAGCCGTACATCCGCGAGGACGGCGAGCTACGGGAAGCGACCTGGGACGAAGCCTTCGAGTACACCGCCGAGCGGCTCCGCGAATTCGACGACGAACACGGCGCGGAGACGTTTCTCGATGCCGGGAGCTGGGCGGAGACGCCGATCTTCCGGACGATCTGGCGCGACCTCTACGGCACGCCGGAACGGATCGGTCGAGGCGTCCACGTCTGTGCTGGCCCGACCTTCGTTACGGGCGGGATGATGGGCGTCGGCTCGAACAACCGGATCCCGGACTACCAGAACGCCGAGTATCTCATCATGTGGGGTCGGAACCCACTGGAAGCGTTCGCCGGGCAGTTCGAGGCAAAAGGAATTCTCAAAGCGATCGAAGAGAACGACGCCACGCTGGTAACGATCGATCCGCAGTACACCGAGACGGCCGAAAAGTCCGACGAGTGGCTGCCGATCGAACCCCGAACCGACGGCGCACTCGCGCTCGCGATGGCACACGTCATCATCCAGGAGGGCCGCCTCGATCTGGAGTTCGTCCAGGAACATACCCATGGCTTCGAGGCCTACCGCGAGGCAGTCGCGGACAAGACCCCCGAGTGGGCCGAAGAAATCACCGGGATCGACGCCGACAAGATCCGCGAGATAGCTCGCGGGTTCGCCGAGGCTGCTCCGGCCGCTGGAATCTCGATCTGGACCGGGACAGCCCAGGTGAGTAACGGATGGAAGGCAAGTCAGAACATCACCGCCCTGAACGGTTTGGTCGGTAATATCGATCGTCCTGGCGGGCTCAGACTGTGGAAGGGGACGCCGACCGCGGATCCGTTCGAGGTCTGTGAGTGGACACCCGATGACAAGGGGACCGACGTGACCATCGGCGTCGACCTGCCGAACAATGCAGCGGGCAAAGAGCCTGCGCTTCACAAGTACGAGGAGTACGGAGAATACCCGTTCCGGCACATCGAGGGGATCGCACACAATCTCGTGCCCGAGATGGTCGAGAACGGCCACATCAACGGCATCTACTGTCACCACGACATGCCGCTGAAAGACGGCAACGCCGAGGCCTGGCTCGACGCGCTCGACGAGATGGACCTCGTGATCGCCGTCGACGCCTACTGGAACGGCGTCACGCGCAACGCCGACGTCGTCTTCGCCGACGCCACGCAGCTCGAAAAGGACACGATGGGAACCGGTTCCTGGAGCGCGTATCCCGAACACCAGTGGGTCGTCGGCGGGAAAGCCGCCGTCGAACCACAGTTCAACACGAAACCCGACTGGGAGATCCTGACCGGGATCGCCGAGGCGATGGGCTGGGGCGAGTACTTCCCGTGGGACGACCACGAGGAGTTCATCGACGACCAGCTACAGGCGGTCGATCTCACGCTCGACGAGCTCGACAGCGGCGAGAAGAACTACGAACTCGTCGGCGAGTACGGCTACGAGCAGTGGCGCGACGAGGACGGCCCGGCGTTTAGCTTCGACCTCGATCAGGTCCCGCCGTTCGTCCAGGCAGCCGAGGAGGCCGGGATGGATACGGCGCCCGAATGGCAGCCACCGGGAACCTACGGCGACGAACTCGACGAGGAGTACCCACTGGAGTTCTACGACATCCGGTCGGTGTTCTTCTCGCATGGCAGCGATCAGGGGATCGACCGCTGTCTCGATCAGTTCGCGCGGAAGAACGAACTCGAAGACGAGGACTACCGGGGCAACTACCTGCATCTCAACCCGGCCGACGCCGAGCCGCGAGGGATCGAGACGGGAGATATGGTCACCATCGAATCCGAGACCGGGGAGGGCGAACTGATGGCCCATGTCACCGAGACGATCAAACCCGGCTTCGTCACCGCCGAGTACGGCTTCGGCGAGGGATCGGCACAGGAAGACTACGAGGGGATGAACACGATGAAACTGCACGCCAAACAGATGGATCCGATCACGGGACAGCCGGACAGACACGTTGCCGTCGACGTCACGGGAGGTGACTGA
- a CDS encoding 4Fe-4S ferredoxin N-terminal domain-containing protein → MSPGNNQDPLEALAAIETDPDESEYDQELGKQVGIDAMRVANGELSEREFHEKYDERLREEFGDDYTPAEVIADE, encoded by the coding sequence ATGAGCCCAGGAAACAACCAGGATCCGCTCGAGGCACTGGCCGCCATCGAGACGGATCCGGACGAAAGCGAGTACGATCAGGAACTCGGGAAACAGGTCGGTATCGACGCGATGCGCGTCGCGAACGGCGAGCTATCCGAACGCGAGTTCCACGAGAAGTACGACGAACGGCTTCGCGAGGAGTTCGGCGACGATTACACCCCCGCCGAGGTGATCGCGGATGAGTAG
- the extH gene encoding selenite/tellurite reduction operon rhodanese-like protein ExtH, giving the protein MDRELDRRRFVQITGAAGLGALAGCLGDDDEPAAENGDENGGENGEESENGEDEETEQEVPDPKATENALIEPATLKEWQDAGLVNLGQLDVRDRVTVLRVWDTETYEDGHVPGALKWAPDEFHAARTEGLGEAAPMVADGAQMDEVLQRSGVCPRTTIVLSGPSALRTARAYWTLRYWGFPRERIKVLNGGYNAYGEEYELETGGEPDAPAATFSVQANGELNNDDRLGIAQMIQRVDLKQAGERDDVFLDNRPDPDATISTAIIDDPANYHKGDSYSTKFAEGGHWKDADAIESHIFGLDDVENGDTIVTFCGSGYRATMGYFVLDGILGYDDVTVYDGSFSRQWADYDGNNTEGNVPPEDWRVDLNDRTDGDTGDSDLEIVVDEIPDLASADANQIEVTDAAYMAGEDTESDDGDGGDGGGDWGCDSIAPPAF; this is encoded by the coding sequence ATGGATCGAGAACTCGATCGGCGACGATTCGTGCAGATAACTGGCGCGGCCGGGCTCGGCGCGCTCGCTGGCTGTCTCGGTGACGACGACGAGCCGGCAGCCGAAAACGGCGACGAGAACGGGGGCGAAAACGGCGAGGAATCGGAGAACGGGGAAGACGAGGAGACCGAACAGGAGGTTCCGGATCCGAAAGCGACCGAGAACGCGCTGATCGAACCGGCGACGCTGAAAGAGTGGCAGGACGCCGGGCTGGTGAACCTCGGTCAGCTGGACGTTCGTGACCGTGTCACCGTACTCCGGGTCTGGGACACCGAAACGTACGAGGACGGTCATGTGCCCGGCGCGCTCAAGTGGGCGCCGGACGAGTTCCACGCCGCGCGCACCGAGGGGCTGGGTGAGGCTGCACCGATGGTGGCAGACGGCGCACAGATGGACGAGGTGCTCCAGCGTAGTGGTGTCTGTCCGCGCACCACGATCGTCCTCTCCGGGCCGAGCGCGCTCCGGACGGCACGAGCCTACTGGACGCTCCGGTACTGGGGATTCCCACGCGAGCGTATCAAAGTTCTCAACGGCGGATACAACGCCTACGGCGAGGAGTACGAGCTTGAAACCGGTGGCGAACCCGACGCGCCAGCCGCCACGTTCAGCGTGCAGGCCAACGGCGAGTTGAACAACGACGACCGCCTCGGCATCGCACAGATGATCCAGCGCGTCGACCTCAAACAGGCGGGCGAGCGCGACGACGTCTTCCTTGATAACCGACCCGATCCGGACGCGACGATCTCGACCGCGATCATCGATGATCCGGCGAACTACCACAAGGGCGACAGCTACTCGACGAAGTTCGCAGAAGGCGGCCACTGGAAGGATGCCGATGCGATCGAATCGCACATCTTCGGCCTGGACGATGTCGAAAACGGCGATACGATCGTCACGTTCTGCGGGAGCGGCTACCGCGCGACCATGGGCTACTTCGTCCTCGACGGGATACTGGGCTACGACGACGTCACCGTCTACGACGGCTCCTTCTCCAGACAGTGGGCCGACTACGACGGGAACAACACCGAAGGGAACGTCCCGCCGGAGGACTGGCGCGTCGACCTGAACGATCGCACGGACGGAGACACCGGCGACAGCGATCTGGAAATCGTCGTCGACGAGATCCCTGACCTCGCGTCCGCCGACGCGAACCAGATCGAGGTCACCGATGCGGCCTACATGGCCGGCGAAGATACGGAGAGCGACGACGGAGACGGCGGCGACGGTGGCGGCGACTGGGGCTGCGATTCGATCGCCCCGCCCGCGTTCTGA
- a CDS encoding helix-turn-helix domain-containing protein has translation MAVGSRTDDEQAAIPPVEDRDLRVVLEIERGGPCVMDAIDGDIIDLDVRLDQEHCNLDIAVRDDEESVCTKHTSNEICDHCPGKVFAEYGCLPRYLEVGDGEFVMETYVSDTETVADIVAEVREICARVSVQSIVSTDGSEFRELCSVDVSELTTKQREAVNVAQELGYYDPDASVPMEKIADELGISLSATSQRLRRAESNVVRQLSCDCSCWET, from the coding sequence ATGGCTGTTGGGTCCCGAACCGACGACGAACAAGCTGCAATACCGCCCGTTGAGGACCGTGACCTGCGGGTCGTACTCGAGATAGAACGCGGCGGGCCCTGCGTGATGGACGCGATCGACGGGGACATCATCGACCTCGACGTTCGGCTCGATCAGGAACACTGCAACCTCGACATCGCCGTCCGCGACGACGAGGAGAGCGTCTGCACGAAACACACATCGAACGAGATCTGTGATCACTGCCCGGGGAAGGTGTTCGCGGAGTACGGCTGTCTGCCGCGATATCTGGAGGTCGGGGACGGGGAGTTCGTCATGGAAACGTACGTCTCTGACACCGAGACGGTCGCCGATATCGTTGCGGAGGTGCGAGAGATCTGTGCCCGCGTCTCCGTGCAGAGCATCGTCTCGACCGATGGATCGGAGTTCCGTGAGCTCTGTTCGGTCGACGTTTCGGAACTGACTACCAAGCAGCGTGAGGCGGTAAACGTCGCCCAGGAGCTCGGGTACTACGATCCCGACGCATCCGTTCCGATGGAGAAGATCGCCGACGAACTGGGGATCTCCCTGTCAGCGACATCCCAGCGCCTTCGACGGGCGGAGTCGAACGTCGTCCGACAGCTTTCCTGTGACTGTTCCTGCTGGGAGACGTGA
- a CDS encoding J domain-containing protein: MTRDFYELLGVDEDASKDEIRDAFREMVQEYHPDRNDDPRATAQFTIIKKAYDTLKDPNERQSYDRLGHTNYVAKRLDGIPDPNSWPDEDEDDSSASETSTDRTSTGATGRSAGAQQRTGSTVGSNTTKSDPGESSRRSTGTNQTTGSSSRTGNSSRRGGKTSSDSTGRSSTNTSSSSTTGTRSGPSSKSGTYNRSGSSSSTGSSTTSGTGTDSSGSSSTQGNRSSATSSSRSGATGHNSTDNTTTGSAATETASSAGTGNETASAGTAEQPSTEGQNEVADEGGRPQQRSATLVNVLGRIMKIKWPVIILSFLSYITGLAHYGYTNAGELGVIVDELQAAGTDINDLSDLLLSSPHDGLTQIYEYAHIASPAEIGLSIIFTLGVVIMPLVFFIVSHWPRIVIRRSEWGYNGQHISYLFAVAALVPLVVLGTTGANAYFDAGITVPLLALLLGYVVVPLLAGFVLIGRHLIWEWLRSAI, encoded by the coding sequence ATGACGAGAGATTTTTACGAACTGCTCGGCGTCGACGAGGACGCCTCGAAAGACGAAATCCGGGATGCGTTCCGGGAGATGGTCCAGGAGTACCACCCGGACCGGAACGACGATCCTCGTGCGACGGCGCAGTTCACTATTATCAAGAAGGCCTACGATACACTCAAGGATCCGAACGAGCGCCAGTCCTACGACCGGCTGGGTCACACGAACTACGTCGCAAAGCGACTCGACGGCATTCCGGACCCGAACAGCTGGCCCGACGAGGACGAGGATGACTCCTCGGCGTCTGAGACCTCGACTGATCGAACATCTACGGGTGCGACAGGACGCAGTGCAGGAGCCCAACAACGTACTGGATCAACTGTGGGATCAAATACGACTAAATCGGATCCCGGCGAGTCCTCCAGGCGGTCGACTGGGACAAATCAAACGACCGGTTCCTCCTCAAGAACCGGTAACTCGTCGAGGAGGGGGGGCAAAACATCCTCGGACTCAACTGGTCGGTCTTCGACTAACACGTCTTCCAGTTCGACAACAGGGACTCGGAGCGGGCCGTCAAGCAAATCCGGGACGTATAACAGATCCGGATCGAGCTCGTCGACTGGTTCCAGCACAACCTCTGGAACGGGTACCGACTCCAGTGGTTCGTCGTCAACGCAGGGCAACCGGTCGTCGGCGACGTCGTCCAGTCGGTCAGGAGCGACCGGTCACAACTCGACTGACAATACGACGACGGGGTCGGCAGCCACCGAAACCGCAAGCTCCGCTGGGACCGGGAATGAAACTGCCTCGGCTGGAACGGCAGAACAGCCGAGTACCGAGGGGCAAAACGAAGTCGCAGATGAGGGTGGTCGGCCACAGCAGCGAAGTGCAACGTTGGTTAATGTACTGGGCCGCATTATGAAAATCAAGTGGCCCGTAATCATTCTCTCGTTTCTGTCCTATATCACCGGGTTGGCACACTATGGCTACACCAACGCAGGTGAACTCGGAGTGATCGTCGATGAGCTGCAGGCTGCAGGGACTGATATAAATGATCTGTCTGATTTACTGTTGAGTTCTCCTCACGATGGGCTCACCCAGATCTACGAATATGCTCACATAGCTTCCCCTGCCGAAATCGGCCTCAGTATCATCTTCACCCTAGGTGTTGTCATTATGCCGCTCGTGTTTTTCATTGTGAGCCACTGGCCCCGGATCGTAATCCGACGGTCCGAATGGGGGTATAATGGTCAACATATCTCGTATCTGTTCGCGGTCGCCGCGCTGGTACCTCTCGTGGTTCTCGGGACGACCGGTGCGAACGCGTACTTCGACGCAGGAATAACGGTTCCGTTACTCGCACTGTTGCTCGGCTACGTCGTTGTCCCGCTACTAGCTGGATTCGTCTTGATCGGCCGACATCTCATCTGGGAGTGGCTTCGAAGCGCTATCTGA
- the dinB gene encoding DNA polymerase IV, whose product MPSGDATLPGVDDERPDQIVLHVDMDCFYAACERLREPQLRGEPLVVGMGYEPGDDIGAVATASYEAREYGVESAMAISEALDRLPRLDEDAADPDESAGYYRPVDLDFYQSVAAEVKAILHDCADTVREVSIDEAYLDVTDRTGWEVAEGFGRHVKNRIEREVGVVASVGVAPTLSAAKVASDYDKPDGLVVIEPGEVAEFFAPLSVEEVHGVGPVTARTLRELGIETAGDLAAADPHELVDRFGDRGRELYDRARGADTREVTPTGDPKSLSRESAFADAVEDPERKREQVRALAEAVATRAQSKGALYRTIGVKAVTPPYDVNTRERSLPGPIDDADLIEEIALELIAEFDDDRVRKVGVRVSNLEFPSGEQARLGGWDQDTEGDDSEAAGRQAESTTDDPDRSALADDRSGQSSLTDF is encoded by the coding sequence ATGCCGAGCGGTGACGCCACGTTGCCCGGCGTCGACGACGAGCGGCCGGACCAGATCGTCCTCCACGTCGATATGGACTGTTTCTACGCGGCCTGCGAGCGGCTGCGCGAGCCCCAACTTCGGGGTGAACCGCTCGTGGTCGGGATGGGCTACGAGCCCGGCGACGACATCGGCGCGGTCGCGACGGCGAGCTACGAGGCCCGCGAGTACGGCGTCGAGAGCGCCATGGCGATCTCCGAGGCGCTCGATCGGCTGCCGCGACTCGACGAGGACGCCGCCGATCCCGACGAATCCGCAGGGTACTATCGCCCGGTTGATCTGGACTTTTACCAGTCGGTCGCCGCCGAGGTCAAGGCGATTCTCCACGACTGTGCCGACACCGTCCGGGAGGTGAGCATCGACGAGGCGTATCTCGACGTCACCGACCGGACCGGCTGGGAGGTCGCGGAGGGGTTCGGCCGTCACGTCAAAAACCGGATCGAGCGGGAGGTCGGCGTCGTCGCAAGCGTCGGCGTCGCGCCCACGCTGAGCGCGGCGAAGGTCGCCAGCGATTACGACAAGCCGGATGGGTTAGTGGTCATCGAACCCGGCGAAGTCGCCGAGTTCTTCGCCCCGCTTTCGGTCGAGGAAGTCCACGGCGTCGGGCCGGTGACGGCCCGTACACTCCGCGAGCTGGGGATCGAGACGGCTGGCGATCTGGCAGCAGCAGATCCCCACGAACTGGTCGACCGGTTCGGCGACCGGGGGCGGGAGCTGTACGACCGCGCCCGGGGGGCCGACACCCGCGAGGTGACGCCGACTGGCGACCCCAAGAGTCTCTCCCGGGAGTCGGCCTTTGCCGACGCCGTCGAGGATCCCGAGCGAAAACGCGAGCAGGTCCGGGCGCTGGCCGAGGCGGTCGCAACCAGAGCCCAGAGCAAGGGTGCACTCTACCGGACGATCGGCGTGAAGGCAGTGACGCCGCCGTACGACGTCAACACGCGCGAGCGGTCGCTCCCGGGACCGATCGATGACGCCGATCTCATCGAGGAGATCGCGCTTGAGTTGATCGCCGAGTTCGACGACGACCGCGTCCGGAAAGTCGGCGTGCGGGTCTCGAACCTGGAGTTCCCGTCCGGCGAACAGGCACGACTCGGGGGCTGGGACCAGGATACCGAAGGAGACGACTCCGAGGCGGCAGGCAGGCAAGCGGAGTCGACTACCGACGATCCGGACCGATCGGCTCTCGCTGATGACCGGTCGGGCCAGTCGAGCCTTACCGATTTCTGA
- a CDS encoding MFS transporter, producing MSSTEAATSVDAESSFPADSRRPIAVVVGVVFIDLLGFGIIIPILPFYVRSFGVSDVFIGLLAASYSLAQFVAAPTLGRISDERGRRPVLMLSVGVAGIAWVVFGIAAEIGAVAGTTLGLVALFGARLLAGAAGGNIAAAQAYIADVTPPEQRAGALGLVGAAFGLGFVFGPAIGGLLASETAVTTARTVLPGVVPVTQFSLPSFAAAGFSFLALGAAAVVLKEPERTRGPRLRTTFVDQFRSALADATLRPLVVAFFLTSLAFAGVTVMFVPFVADAFGYDATQAALFLAYIGVLGIVNQGVLIGWLSQRYGVRRVVKTGVGSLFLALCLLAVSPLAGTTPMTTSGPEWVTGGLAVLVAFGAFASFGNGAITVGLAALVSEGASSDTQGSAFGVTQAAGSLGRTAGPPLAAAAYIAAYWSPFIAGALLLVPVAILLRARP from the coding sequence GTGTCCTCGACCGAAGCCGCGACGAGTGTAGACGCGGAATCCTCGTTTCCTGCGGATTCGCGGCGACCGATCGCCGTCGTCGTCGGGGTCGTGTTCATCGACCTGCTCGGCTTCGGGATCATCATCCCGATCCTGCCCTTTTACGTTCGATCCTTCGGCGTCAGCGACGTTTTCATCGGGCTGCTCGCGGCCTCGTACTCGCTCGCGCAGTTCGTCGCGGCACCGACCCTCGGGCGCATCTCCGACGAGCGGGGCCGCCGCCCCGTGCTCATGCTCTCCGTCGGTGTCGCCGGGATCGCGTGGGTGGTGTTCGGGATCGCCGCCGAGATCGGTGCCGTCGCGGGCACGACCCTGGGGCTCGTTGCGCTGTTCGGTGCCCGCCTGCTCGCCGGTGCGGCCGGTGGGAACATCGCTGCCGCCCAGGCGTACATCGCGGACGTGACGCCGCCCGAGCAACGGGCCGGTGCGCTGGGGCTCGTCGGGGCGGCGTTCGGTCTGGGCTTCGTCTTCGGTCCGGCTATCGGGGGGTTGCTGGCGAGCGAGACGGCAGTCACCACGGCCCGGACAGTGTTGCCTGGGGTCGTTCCAGTGACCCAGTTTTCGCTGCCCAGCTTCGCGGCGGCCGGGTTCTCGTTCCTCGCGCTGGGGGCTGCGGCGGTCGTTCTGAAAGAGCCCGAACGGACCCGCGGTCCCAGACTGCGGACGACGTTCGTCGATCAGTTCCGGAGTGCACTCGCCGACGCGACGCTCCGACCCCTCGTCGTCGCGTTCTTCCTCACCTCGCTCGCGTTCGCGGGCGTCACCGTGATGTTTGTCCCGTTCGTGGCCGACGCGTTCGGCTACGACGCGACGCAGGCGGCGCTGTTTCTCGCCTACATCGGCGTGCTCGGCATCGTAAATCAGGGCGTTCTCATCGGCTGGCTCTCGCAACGGTATGGGGTCAGACGGGTCGTCAAGACAGGCGTGGGCTCGCTGTTCCTGGCACTGTGTCTGCTGGCCGTCTCGCCGCTGGCCGGGACGACGCCGATGACTACCAGCGGTCCGGAGTGGGTTACGGGGGGACTCGCCGTCCTCGTCGCTTTCGGCGCTTTCGCGTCCTTCGGCAACGGGGCGATCACAGTCGGTCTCGCGGCGCTGGTCTCCGAGGGGGCATCAAGTGATACGCAGGGCTCGGCCTTCGGCGTCACGCAGGCGGCTGGCAGTCTCGGGCGAACCGCAGGGCCGCCACTGGCCGCCGCGGCGTACATCGCCGCCTACTGGTCACCGTTCATCGCCGGGGCGCTCTTACTGGTGCCGGTCGCAATACTGCTGCGAGCGCGTCCGTGA
- the ggt gene encoding gamma-glutamyltransferase, with protein sequence MDTPDLDRFESRRSTVYAPEGIVATSQPLAAEAGVSILREGGNAFDAAVATAAALNVVEPTSTGLGGDVFALYRTADGEVGAMSSCGGAPSDATLERVREAVADDQDVAPSEAEMPQHGPHPVTVPGTARGWEATVDRLGTRSLSEVLQSAIRYATEGYPVSEVIASAWDHGEELFDDEHARDAYLVDGERAPRVGEHVTLPELGASMKQIAEEGADTVYEGEIADAIVEEVQSNGGFLDHDDLAAFEPEFIDPVSATYRGTEVYELPPNNQGLIALEALGIAEEIGAGEVPYDSPERIHRFAEATKIAFHDGHHYITDPQYEEIPPLADPEYVAGRAEEIGPEPIENVDIGFGEGAGEDADTVLLTVADDEGNLVSYINSRFAGFGSGLVAGDTGIALQNRGWSFSLDPDHPNRLEPGKRPFHTLIPALAKFDEDDWAAFGVMGGYMQPQGHVQVLSNIIDYDMPLQRALDEPRWRYREDGGLALEGQFDGGIASKLARRGHDVSVLPPLRFGGAQIVRNQDGTLSGATEPRKDGTVVGY encoded by the coding sequence ATGGACACTCCCGATCTCGATCGGTTCGAGTCCCGCCGCTCGACCGTTTACGCGCCGGAGGGTATCGTCGCGACCAGCCAACCGCTCGCCGCCGAAGCCGGCGTCTCGATCCTGCGCGAGGGGGGCAACGCCTTCGACGCCGCGGTCGCCACTGCGGCCGCGCTGAACGTCGTCGAACCCACCAGCACCGGGCTGGGCGGGGACGTCTTCGCGCTCTATCGCACCGCCGACGGCGAGGTCGGCGCGATGAGCAGCTGTGGCGGCGCACCCAGCGACGCGACGCTGGAACGAGTGCGCGAGGCCGTGGCGGACGACCAGGACGTCGCGCCGAGCGAGGCCGAGATGCCCCAGCACGGCCCCCATCCCGTGACAGTCCCCGGCACGGCCCGGGGCTGGGAGGCGACGGTCGACCGGCTCGGCACCCGCTCGCTTTCCGAAGTACTCCAGTCGGCGATCCGGTACGCGACGGAGGGCTACCCCGTCAGCGAGGTCATCGCCAGCGCGTGGGATCATGGCGAGGAGCTGTTCGACGACGAACACGCGCGGGACGCCTATCTCGTCGACGGCGAGCGTGCACCACGCGTCGGCGAGCACGTCACACTGCCCGAACTCGGCGCGAGCATGAAGCAGATCGCCGAAGAAGGGGCAGACACGGTCTATGAGGGCGAGATCGCAGACGCCATCGTGGAGGAAGTGCAGTCGAACGGTGGCTTTCTCGACCACGACGATCTCGCCGCCTTTGAGCCGGAGTTTATCGATCCCGTGAGCGCGACCTACCGCGGGACCGAGGTGTACGAACTGCCGCCGAACAACCAGGGGCTGATCGCGCTCGAAGCGCTCGGGATCGCCGAGGAGATCGGTGCTGGCGAGGTACCCTACGATTCGCCCGAACGGATCCACAGGTTCGCCGAGGCGACGAAGATCGCATTTCACGACGGCCACCACTACATCACCGACCCCCAGTACGAGGAGATCCCGCCGCTTGCCGATCCGGAGTACGTGGCCGGGCGGGCCGAGGAGATCGGCCCGGAACCGATCGAGAACGTCGATATCGGCTTTGGCGAGGGTGCTGGCGAGGACGCCGACACCGTCTTGCTCACCGTCGCGGACGACGAGGGCAATCTCGTCTCCTACATCAACTCCCGATTTGCGGGCTTTGGCAGCGGGCTGGTCGCGGGCGACACCGGGATCGCACTGCAGAACCGCGGCTGGTCGTTCTCGCTCGACCCCGACCATCCGAACCGGCTCGAACCGGGCAAGCGACCGTTCCACACGCTGATCCCCGCGCTTGCGAAGTTCGACGAGGACGACTGGGCCGCCTTCGGCGTCATGGGCGGGTACATGCAGCCACAGGGCCACGTTCAGGTGCTTTCGAACATCATCGACTACGACATGCCGCTCCAGCGCGCGCTGGACGAACCGCGCTGGCGCTACCGCGAGGACGGGGGGCTCGCGCTGGAAGGCCAGTTCGACGGCGGGATCGCCTCGAAGCTCGCCCGTCGCGGGCACGACGTCTCGGTCCTGCCGCCGCTGCGCTTTGGCGGCGCACAGATCGTGCGCAATCAGGACGGGACGCTGTCGGGCGCGACGGAACCACGCAAGGACGGTACTGTGGTCGGGTACTGA